Below is a window of Mucilaginibacter ginkgonis DNA.
AACCCTATCTTTGCCCTGTGCAAAAACCATCGCAGCAACAGGTATTTTCTATAAAAGATCAGCAACAATTTCAAGAATCTGCGCTGCAAGTTTTCCAATACCAGGCACAGAATTGTACCATTTACCGCCAGTTTATAAAAGGTTTGGGTATAAATGCATCAGCAATTACGAGAGTCGAACATATCCCGTTCCTGCCGGTCGAGTTTTTCAAGGCCCATAAGGTAACGAGTGATGAAAACCCGGCAAAGGTGACCTTTACCAGTTCGGGCACTACGGGCATGATTACCAGCAGCCACTACGTTACCGATGTGAGCTGGTATGAGCAAAGTTTCAGAAAGACTTTCAACCATTTTTACGGCGATATAAAAGACTACTGCGTGTTAGCCCTGCTGCCGGCCTACTTAGAGCGCGAAGGATCGTCGCTTATCTATATGGCGCAGGATATGATCAACCAGTCGCAAAATCCCGATAGCGGTTTCTACCTGTATAACCACGAAGACCTGTACGCGCAACTGATCGAACAGCAGCAAAAGAACCAACCAACTTTACTGTTAGGCGTAACCTTCGCGCTGCTGGATTTTGCCGATAAATACCAAATAGATTTCCCGGAATTAATAGTAATGGAAACCGGCGGTATGAAAGGCCGCCGCAAAGAAATGATCCGCGAAGAGCTGCATGGCATACTCACAAAAGCATTTGGTGTAAACCACATCCACTCGGAATATGGTATGACCGAACTGCTTTCGCAAGCTTATTCAAAAGGTGACGGCATTTTCAACTGCCCGCCGTGGATGCAGATCATCACCCGCGACACAAACGATCCGCTAACCATCTTAAATGCGCCTAATAAAACAGGCGGTGTCAATATCATTGACTTGGCAAATATTAATTCCTGCTCTTTCATAGCCACGCAAGATCTTGGTAAAACTTTTGCTGATAGATCATTCGAGATCATCGGCCGCTTTGACAATGCCGATATCCGCGGGTGCAATTTGCTCATTGCTTGACGGTAGTCAATTAATCTGTATTTTTGCGCCGGTTTAAAACTACAAAACCCATGATAGACAAATTTTTAGCAGACCAGCAGGAACAAGGCGCAGTAGAAAAAGTATACTCGCGTTTAGAGCAGCTGCTGCCAACCGGCGAAGAGGCGCTTTACATTGCTACCCAAAAAAAACCTTTGGTAAATATTTTGCCCGATGTTGTGGTGGTGACCAATCGCCGTGTGCTGTTCTTCACTCCGGCTAACCTGGGCCTGTCTTTAAAATTTGTTGATTTTACCTGGAAAGACATTGCCGATGTAAATATGAAAGAAGAGATCATCGGTTCTGTGTTTACCATTGTAACCACCCAGGGTGCCGAAATGGGTGTAGATTATCTGCCAAAGGTGCAGGGCCGTAAACTATACCAGTTCTCGCAGCAATGCCGCGAAGAAGAGCGCAAACGCGCAGAAAAGCAAACCGGTCATATCATTAACATTCCCGAAGCGCCACAGACAGCCCCGGAACCCGTGCATATCCCTGAACCTGTAGCAACTCCTGCGCCTGTTATCCCGGAGCCTGAACCGGTAGCCACGCCAAAGCCCGATGAGCTGACAGAAAAATTAAAAAAGTTAAGGATGCTTTTTGACAATGGGTTGATCTCTCAGGAAGAGTATAACGCTAAAAAATTAGAGCTGCTTAACGACTTGTAGTATTACATCAATCGCGAGTCAAAGCTAAAAGGCTCTGCGCTGATGACCTTCACCTCTGCCATTTTGGGATGCGCAGGGTTCATCAGGTAATTGAACTGCTGCGGCACAACTGCCGACGGGACTTTCAGCAACAAGCTTTTGCCGTCATCAACAAAGTCGTCGCCATATTTGCGCAAAAGTGCCGGCGGGTACACATCATTCCATCTCGACGGCAATTTATCTGTATTGATATCTATAATATCTTCGGGAACATATAAGGTAACCAGCACATGGTCGGCAGGTGCAGCTTGCAATCTTATATGCACCAAAACTTCTAATACAGCAAGGGATTGCGAGTCTGCCAGGTATGTAAGCGATTTGCCGATGCTATTCCAACGCCCTCCAAATAACCTCGAACCTGTGCCGCTTAGGTCTTGGGCGTACGGTTTGCGTACAATGCGATAAAGCAGCATTTAAGCGAAGATACCGTGCTCTATGCGGCCAAGCTCTGTAAATACCAGGTTAAAGCCGGCAGAGGTGTCTAACAAGGATAAAGGCGTTTCATTATTGAAAACATACGCCGGAGATTTCATCCAAAGCTTGAATTTATCCATGGAACCAAAAACCTCTGCCCCGCGGGTGTACAAACGGGCCAGCTCAACGGCTTTTTCTGAATACTCTGTTTTGATAATTGCGCTGTCATCAAACCTATGAAAGGTACGGTCAGAGATGTGCATAATATCAGAAAGCTCTTGCAAACTAATGGCAATCTTTTGCGCCAGACCCGTTAATACCTTCTTAGATAAGCCGCTGCGTGTTAACTTAATTATATCAAGATCTGAAGAAAACTTGCCGCTCAAAAGCTGCCCAAATGGATTTAAAGATGGTTGCGTATGATAAACTGCCATGGGTTCATTAACCAGGTTATCATCTATATGTTTTTTCTTTACTGACATTTATCCAAAAATAAAGCACAAATGTCGGTATTCAAAATTATTTCACACTTATCAAAAAATAATTCTTCTTCCCTTTTTGCGGTACTATGTAACGATTGTTGATC
It encodes the following:
- a CDS encoding RES family NAD+ phosphorylase, whose product is MLLYRIVRKPYAQDLSGTGSRLFGGRWNSIGKSLTYLADSQSLAVLEVLVHIRLQAAPADHVLVTLYVPEDIIDINTDKLPSRWNDVYPPALLRKYGDDFVDDGKSLLLKVPSAVVPQQFNYLMNPAHPKMAEVKVISAEPFSFDSRLM
- a CDS encoding PH domain-containing protein — its product is MIDKFLADQQEQGAVEKVYSRLEQLLPTGEEALYIATQKKPLVNILPDVVVVTNRRVLFFTPANLGLSLKFVDFTWKDIADVNMKEEIIGSVFTIVTTQGAEMGVDYLPKVQGRKLYQFSQQCREEERKRAEKQTGHIINIPEAPQTAPEPVHIPEPVATPAPVIPEPEPVATPKPDELTEKLKKLRMLFDNGLISQEEYNAKKLELLNDL
- a CDS encoding LuxE/PaaK family acyltransferase; this encodes MQKPSQQQVFSIKDQQQFQESALQVFQYQAQNCTIYRQFIKGLGINASAITRVEHIPFLPVEFFKAHKVTSDENPAKVTFTSSGTTGMITSSHYVTDVSWYEQSFRKTFNHFYGDIKDYCVLALLPAYLEREGSSLIYMAQDMINQSQNPDSGFYLYNHEDLYAQLIEQQQKNQPTLLLGVTFALLDFADKYQIDFPELIVMETGGMKGRRKEMIREELHGILTKAFGVNHIHSEYGMTELLSQAYSKGDGIFNCPPWMQIITRDTNDPLTILNAPNKTGGVNIIDLANINSCSFIATQDLGKTFADRSFEIIGRFDNADIRGCNLLIA
- the parS gene encoding type II RES/Xre toxin-antitoxin system antitoxin produces the protein MSVKKKHIDDNLVNEPMAVYHTQPSLNPFGQLLSGKFSSDLDIIKLTRSGLSKKVLTGLAQKIAISLQELSDIMHISDRTFHRFDDSAIIKTEYSEKAVELARLYTRGAEVFGSMDKFKLWMKSPAYVFNNETPLSLLDTSAGFNLVFTELGRIEHGIFA